A stretch of DNA from bacterium:
TGGTCGAGGTGATGGGAAGGGTGCCCCGGTTGACCAGGCTCTGGATGTCCCCGCCGCAGAGCGCGAGATGAACCTGATGGATGGCCACCTGGGCGGTATCCTCGGCAGCGCCCAGCGCCTGCTTGACGCAGATGCGGGCATTTTCGAAATCCACCATTTCACCCTTGCGAATGCCGGCGGAGGTATGCTCCCCCATGCCGGTGATGACAATATGGTTATCCTCGCGGAGTTCACCCACGAGGGCCATGATTTTCGACGTTCCGATTTCAAGCGCGACGATTGGAGCCAGTCCCATAATTTCCATTTCCTGAAATAAAAGTGACGTAGTTTTCCTTAATTGCCGTCATAACGCAATTCTGAAATCTTTAATTGTCTCTGGTTGCGCGGGGGGGGGATGTGTGCTATTTCTACCCGCTCATTTTGGTTTACCGAGTAGTGGATGGAGGTTGGTATTGGATTTGCGGCAGGCATATATTGCGCTGAATATGATGCAGGGAGTGGGCCCGGTGACGGTGCGGACCTTGGCCACCCACCTGGGGTCGGTACCCGCTATTTTTGATGCCGACAAGCCTGCGTTGATGAGTGCCCCGGGGGTAAGCCGGGAGGTGGTGGGCAAGATCCTGGACCAGCGGACCCGCCTTGATCCGGACCAGGAAGAGCGGGCGGCCGCCACCATCGGCGCCCACCTGATCACCCCGGTGGATGCCGAATACCCCAAGCGGTTGCTGCAGATCTATGACCCGCCCTTGGCGTTGTATGTGCAAGGCGCCCTCCAATTACGCGATGAGCATGGGGTGGCTATGGTGGGGTCGCGCCGGACATCGCATTATGGACTGGAAACCGCCGAGCGGTTGGCCACGCAGTTGGCACACAGCGGGGTCACGGTGATCAGCGGTCTGGCGCGCGGGATCGATACCGCCGCCCATAAGGGGGCACTCAAGGGAAAAGGCCGGACCGTGGCGGTGTTGGGCGGGGCGTTAGATTGCATGTTCCCGCCCGAAAATGCCGAATTGGCCAGCCAGATTGCGCGGCAGGGGGCGGTGTTATCGGAATATCCCATGGGGCGCCAGCCGGACAAGACCACCTTCCCGGTCCGGAACCGGATTGTCAGTGGTCTCTCCAAAGGGGTGACCGTGGTGGAGGCGGATGTGGCCAGTGGCGCGATGATCACCGCCCATCAGGCGCTGGATCAGGGGCGGACGGTCTTTGCGGTTCCCGGCCGGATCGATTCATTTGGCGCCCGCGGCCCGCATAAATTGATCAAGAATGGCGCGAAATTAGTGGAAAGTGTGGAAGACATTCTCGAGGAGCTGGGGTGCTTGATCCCGACTCCCGTGCGGCCCGAGGGGGCGTCTGTCCTGGCCACCTTGACGGAGGCGGAGGCCGGTCTGGTGACGGTGATCGCCGAGGATGGGGAGGCGGATCTGGACACCCTGATCCGCCGGTCGGGCCGGAAACCGTCTGAAATCAGCGCCCTGCTTTTGGGGTTGGAGTTGAAGCGTGTGGTCAAAATGTTGCCTGGGCAGCGTGTGGCTTTAAAGAATCGGGCATGAAGGAAAGATAATATGGGTAAAAATCTCGTCATCGTTGAGTCACCTGCCAAGGCTAAGACCATCAATAAGATTCTGGGTGCAGATTATGTGGTAAAGGCCTCCATGGGTCATATCCGCGACCTGCCGGTCAAAAGCCTGGGCGTGGATCCGGAAAAGAATTTCAAGCCGCAGTATGAGGTGACTCCGGATCGCAAAAAAATCGTCAAGGAACTGTCGGATATCGCCGAAGGCTGTGATGCCATCTACCTGGCGCCCGATCCTGACCGGGAGGGGGAGGCGATTGCCTGGCATCTCAAGGCGCTGTTGAAGGGGAAGGTGCCGGATGACCAGTTTTTCCGGGTGACCTATAATGAGATCACCCCGCGCGCGGTGCGCGAGGCGTTTGCCAATCCCTCTGAAATCAATGAAAAGCTGGTGAATGCCCAGCAGGCCCGCCGCATCCTGGACCGGATTGTCGGGTATAAGGTCAGTCCGCTGCTCTGGAGCCGTATTCGCCGTGGCTTGAGTGCCGGTCGTGTGCAGTCAGTGGCCCTGCGGCTGGTCTGTGAGCGCGAGATGGCCATTCGCGCCTTTATTCCTGAACCGTTCTGGTTGTTTGGTGCCGATGTGCGGAAGGAAGTGGAGCCCCGTGATCCCTTCGCGCTCCGGTTGGCCCGGATCAAGGGCGGCAAGGGGGAGGTCAAAACCCCGGAACTCGCCGAGCAGGTCCGAAACGAGCTTCAGGGCCGTCAGTTGCGCGTCAAGGATATCATCAAGCGTGAGTTATCGAAGCGGACCTTCCCGCCCTACATCACCAGCAGTCTTCAGCAGGCTGGCTCGCGGGTATTTGATTTCACGCCCAGCCGCACCATGAAAATTGCCCAGAAATTGTACGAAGGGATGGATCTCGGGGACGGGCCGACCGGCTTGATCACCTATATGCGTACGGACTCTTTCAATATCGCGCAGGATGCGCTGGCCACCTGCCGCACCTATATTGAACAGGAATATGGCAAGGAGTACCTGCCCGAAAAGCCGAATTTCTTCAAGAGCCGCGGGAATGCCCAGGAGGCACATGAGGCCATCCGCCCCACGGATGTGAACCGCACCCCTGACAAAATGGCCCACGTGCTCACGCCGGATGAACTCAAACTCTATTCCCTGATCTGGCAGCGGTTTGTAGCCAGTCAGATGGCGCCCGCCCGGATTGAGCAGAAGACCGTGGAGGTCGAGACCACCGGTTCAGCCGGGGAGGTGCCCGATTATCTGTTCCGGGCGACGGCCTCCCAGGTCGTCTTTCCCGGCTATATGAAAGTCAGCGGCGTCCAGAAGAAAGTCAAGGAGAAGGATGCGGCGGACAAGGAAGACGGGGCGGAGGAGGAGCCGGAAGTCGATCAGCTGCCTCACGTGGAAAAGGGCGAGCTGCTGGAAGTCCTGAAATGGCTGGAGGAGCGCAAAGAGACCCAGCCCCCGGGCCGCTTCAGTGAAGCCTCGCTTATCAAGGCCCTCGAAGAGAACGGGGTGGGGCGCCCGAGCACCTATGCGTCGATTCTCGGGACGCTGTATGATCGCCGCTATATTGCCAAGGAGAAGAAGGCCATTTCGCCGACGGATATCGGGTTGCAGGTCAATGCCATGCTCGTTCAGTACCTTAACGAATTGTTCGAGGTGAAATTCACCGCCGGGATGGAGTTGCAGCTGGATGATATTGAGGCCGGCAAGATCGAGTGGACAGACATGCTTCGCAATTTCTACGGAAATTTCGTCGAATGGATGAAGGCGGCCAAGGGGCCGGCGCCGGATGCCGTCAAGGTGGGCCATGTGTTGGCGATCTTGAATCACATCAAGGAGTGGGGGCCTGAAGTCAAGCGGGGCCGCCGCACCTACAGTGACAAGATCTTCTCCGAGTCCATCCGCGTTCAGATGGAAAAAGGGGAGAAACCGTTATCGATGCGTCAGTTCGAATCGCTGGGCCGCATTGCGCTGCGCTATCGGGAACAGATTCCGGGGATCGAGACGACCATCACCGATTCCGGGTTGGGGTTGCTCTTGGAAGAGAAGCCGGATGTGCCGCCGGAGCCTTCGACTGTGGAGAAGATGGCGTTGCTTAAGGGGATGGAGTTTGATGCCCCCAAGGCCCGGCGTGGCCGCACCTTTGACGAGAAGAAATTTGTCGACTCCCTGCAACGGCGGGTGGACCAGAATCGCGAGCTCTCGCCAGCGCAGATGAATGTGGTGAACCGGATGGTGTTGAAATATGCCGACCGGATCCCCGATTTCGAGACCATCAAGTCACGGCTGGGGCTGGAAGCGCAAGGCCCGCAGGTCGAAGATCCCGAATGTGTGGCCCTGCTGGACCAGCTGAAGAACGTCACCGAGTGGAAAGAGGCGGTTGAGAAGAAGGGCAAGACCTTTGATGACAAGACCTTTTATGTGTCCCTCTCCCGGCAGTACGAGCAGCGTAAGTCGCTGACACCCCGTCAGAAATCCGCCCTCAAGCGGATGGTGAAGAAATATGCTCCGCCCGCCCCCGAAGACGTAGCAGCGGCTGAATAGGTTTGGTTAATGTTTAAAAAATGGAGGCCAGGCAATGATTAATTCAATTTTGATCGGTCTAACCTGGCTTGTCGGTCTGGCAACTGGAATTCTGGTGGCGCTGAATGTGAGCCAGAAACAGGCTGCGGAAACCTTCCAGTCGAAAACATAAACTCAAGGTCCGGATGAATTAGTGAAAACAATCAAATCACGAATTATGAAAAAGAGTTTTTTCTGGTTGTTGATCGTCGTGTTGGTTGTGCTGTTAACTCTGGGCATTACCTTCGCGTTCTTTGGTGGGGCGGTAGTCAAGCGATCGGTCAATACTCTCGGGCCTGCCGTGCTAGGGGTTCCGGTTTCGCTTCAAGACGCACGATTCATGCCGATGCGCGGACAATTGCGCCTTTCCGGCCTGCATATCGGTAACCCGAAGGGATTCAAGACGGAGATGTTGCTCGATGTCGGCGTGATTGACATGGAACTGAATATGGCTTCACTCTTCTCGGATACGATCGAGATCCGGAAAATTCAGGTGAATGACCCGCAAATCACTTTCGAACAGGGGTTGACCCGAAGCAATCTGGGTGCGTACCTCGATCAACTGAGTGGGGGCAAAAAAGAGCCTGCCACGCCGGCGGACAAGACGCAGTCAGGCAGGAAGGTTGTAATTGATGAATTAACGCTTACAGGGGGGAAGGTAAAGCTCAGCGTCACTGCGGCAATGGGGCTTTCGGCTCCCATTCCCCTGGCGACGGTGACTATGAAAAATATCGGTCGGGAGAGCGGTGCCGAGGGGACGGGTATAGCAGATATTGTTCGCATCATTACTGAAGCGGTGATGAAGACGGTGGTCGACGCCATTGGTGGGGCTGGGGGCCTGGCTATCGAGGGGTTCAAGGCCGTTGGGGGAGGTGTCGTGAAAGTTGGCCAAGGCACGATAGACACTCTGAAGTCGCTTGGCAGCAGCAAGGCGGCAGAGGGGGTCAAGGAACTGGGGCAGGGAGCCGTTCTGGTTGGGGGCTCGGCCGTGGAAGGGGTGAAGCAACTCGGCAGTAAAGTGGGCGGGGCGGTTAGCGGGGTCTTCAGTGGTGGTGAAACGAATACGCCCGCTCCCGCGGCGAAGTGATTTTCGAATGGGCATCCTCAATTGATTGGCGGCAACTGATCCACCACCTTCGCTTGCAGGGCGATCACAATCAGGCCGAGGACAGGCCCTTCAGACTTTTCCTGCAAGTCAGCCACATATCAACCGGCGTGGCTTCGATTGGATCTGATTGCCGGTCTGACGGCCGCCGCCATTGTGATTCCCAAGGCGATGGCCTGTGCGGTCATCGCGGGGCTGCCGGTCGCGGCAGGGCTCTATACCGCGCTGGCCGCGATGCTGGTGTATCCCCTTCTGGGTACCTCGCGTCCATTAAGTGTCACCAGTACTTCGGCCATCGCCATGCTGACGGCGGCTCAGGTCACGGCCACGATTGCCGTCGGAACCTCTGCCAGCGCGATGTCTATTGCCTCCACGTTAGCCCTCCTAGTAGGCGGGGTTCAGATTATGGCGCGGCTGTTGCGACTGGGGTTTCTGGCTAATTTCATTTCAAAGCCGGTTCTCATCGGTTTCGAGGCTGGCGTGGGCCTGGTCATTTTGATTGGCCAGTTGAACTCGGTGTTGGGGGTCCATGTCGCAAGCCACTCGACGATCAGCATTCTGGGCGAATTGGCCGGACAGTTTTCACATGTCCACGGGCCAACAGCTTTGACGGCCCTGGCGGGTATCATCATTTTGCTGCTGGTGCCTCGCTTACTCCCGCGAGTGCCTGCCTCTCTGGTATGGGTTACCGTAAGTATTGCGGCGGCCGCGGCCTTTGGCCTTGAGGCGTGGGGGATCAAGTTGGTGGGCGCCTTGCCCTCAGGTCTGCCATCCCTTGCAATACCCAATCTCTCTCTGGTGGCGCAGTTGTGGCCCGCGGCGCTGGGGATTGCCCTGATGTCGTTCACCGAATCCGTGGCTACGGCGAGAACATTTTGTCATCGGGATGACCCGCCGGTCAACACCAACCGGGAGCTGTTTGCGATAGGTGCGGCAAACGTGGCGGCGTCATTGGTGGGCGGGATGCCTGCGGGCGGTGGCGCCTCCCAAACGGCAGTGGCCGAGAAGGCCGGTACGCGCAGTCAACTGGCGCAATGGGTCAACGCGGGAATGGTCCTGGTCAGTCTGCTGGTTCTTTCCCGTGTTATTGGCCTTTTGCCGCAGGCGGCCCTGGGCGCCCTGATCGTGGTGGTTGCCGTCTCCATGATCAAGCCGGCTCAATTCCGTGCCATTGCCCGGGTGCGACGTGATGAACTGGCCTGGGCGTTCGTGACCCTGGCAGGCGTGGTTCTGCTGGGGACGCTTGCGGGCATTCTGATTGCCGTGGCCATTTCCCTTTTGACATTGATGTATCAGGCCAACCATCCGCCGGTTTACGCGGTCGCCTATAACCGCGAGAAGGATATTTTCCGGCGCGCAGGTGAGCATGCCGGTGATGAACTGGTGCCCGGGCTGCTGATGTTGCGGACCGAAGGTCGGTTGACATTTGCCAACGCCGCCAACGCAGGCGAAAAGATGAAGGCGTTGGTGGCCGAATACACCCCGCGCGTCATCGTCTTGGAGTGCAGCGCGATTCCCGATATCGAATATACCGCTCTCGTCATGCTTGCCGAAGCCGAGGAAAACTTGCGCACTCGGGGTGTGGCTTTATGGCTGGCTGCAGTCAATCCGGATTTGCTCAAGCTCATCGAGCGTTCGCCATTGGGCGCGGCGCTGGGGCATGACCGGATGTTTTTCAACCTGTCCAAAGTCCTTGAGGCCTATCGAATAACTGAAGTCCGGCAAAGGGCATAAGATTTAAGAGTAGGCCTTTAAGTTTGAGTGGGAGCAAAGGTCAAGTAACAAAAAAGGAGAATGAAATGAGTACAGAAGACAAGAAACACCGTTCACACCTGCCGATGCCCAACACAGAAAAGCCGAAGTTCATTGCGTACGACGCGAAGGATCCGGACAGCAAGTTCCCTCCTATTGATCAGTTGCGCCCACCCAAAGGGGCTCCCAATGTCCTGATCGTATTAATCGACGACGCAGGCTTCGGATCATCCAGCGCCTTTGGCGGTCCCTGTCTGACCCCCACAGCGGAAAAACTGGCAGCGGGTGGCCTGAAGTTCAATCGCTTCCATACCACGGCGCTCTGCTCCCCGACGCGGCAGGCGTTGCTGACCGGACGTAATCATCATTCCGCCGGCATGGGCGGTATCACCGAGATTGCCACCGGTGCTCCGGGTTACTGCTCAGTGCTCCCCAACTCCATGTCGCCGCTGGCCAAGACGCTCAAACTCAATGGCTACAATACGGCGCAGTTCGGCAAATGCCACGAAGTGCCGGTCTGGCAGACAAGCCCCGTCGGTCCATTCGACGCCTGGCCCACTGGCGGTGGCGGATTCGAGTATTTCTATGGCTTTATTGGCGGCGAAGCGAATCAGTGGTATCCGTCGCTCTTCGAGGGGACGAACCCGGTCGAGCCGGATAAGAAACCCGAGGAAGGTTACCATCTCGTCGAGGACATGACCAACAAGGCCATGAACTGGATCTCCCGTCAGA
This window harbors:
- a CDS encoding AsmA family protein, whose translation is MKKSFFWLLIVVLVVLLTLGITFAFFGGAVVKRSVNTLGPAVLGVPVSLQDARFMPMRGQLRLSGLHIGNPKGFKTEMLLDVGVIDMELNMASLFSDTIEIRKIQVNDPQITFEQGLTRSNLGAYLDQLSGGKKEPATPADKTQSGRKVVIDELTLTGGKVKLSVTAAMGLSAPIPLATVTMKNIGRESGAEGTGIADIVRIITEAVMKTVVDAIGGAGGLAIEGFKAVGGGVVKVGQGTIDTLKSLGSSKAAEGVKELGQGAVLVGGSAVEGVKQLGSKVGGAVSGVFSGGETNTPAPAAK
- the topA gene encoding type I DNA topoisomerase: MGKNLVIVESPAKAKTINKILGADYVVKASMGHIRDLPVKSLGVDPEKNFKPQYEVTPDRKKIVKELSDIAEGCDAIYLAPDPDREGEAIAWHLKALLKGKVPDDQFFRVTYNEITPRAVREAFANPSEINEKLVNAQQARRILDRIVGYKVSPLLWSRIRRGLSAGRVQSVALRLVCEREMAIRAFIPEPFWLFGADVRKEVEPRDPFALRLARIKGGKGEVKTPELAEQVRNELQGRQLRVKDIIKRELSKRTFPPYITSSLQQAGSRVFDFTPSRTMKIAQKLYEGMDLGDGPTGLITYMRTDSFNIAQDALATCRTYIEQEYGKEYLPEKPNFFKSRGNAQEAHEAIRPTDVNRTPDKMAHVLTPDELKLYSLIWQRFVASQMAPARIEQKTVEVETTGSAGEVPDYLFRATASQVVFPGYMKVSGVQKKVKEKDAADKEDGAEEEPEVDQLPHVEKGELLEVLKWLEERKETQPPGRFSEASLIKALEENGVGRPSTYASILGTLYDRRYIAKEKKAISPTDIGLQVNAMLVQYLNELFEVKFTAGMELQLDDIEAGKIEWTDMLRNFYGNFVEWMKAAKGPAPDAVKVGHVLAILNHIKEWGPEVKRGRRTYSDKIFSESIRVQMEKGEKPLSMRQFESLGRIALRYREQIPGIETTITDSGLGLLLEEKPDVPPEPSTVEKMALLKGMEFDAPKARRGRTFDEKKFVDSLQRRVDQNRELSPAQMNVVNRMVLKYADRIPDFETIKSRLGLEAQGPQVEDPECVALLDQLKNVTEWKEAVEKKGKTFDDKTFYVSLSRQYEQRKSLTPRQKSALKRMVKKYAPPAPEDVAAAE
- a CDS encoding SulP family inorganic anion transporter — encoded protein: MDLIAGLTAAAIVIPKAMACAVIAGLPVAAGLYTALAAMLVYPLLGTSRPLSVTSTSAIAMLTAAQVTATIAVGTSASAMSIASTLALLVGGVQIMARLLRLGFLANFISKPVLIGFEAGVGLVILIGQLNSVLGVHVASHSTISILGELAGQFSHVHGPTALTALAGIIILLLVPRLLPRVPASLVWVTVSIAAAAAFGLEAWGIKLVGALPSGLPSLAIPNLSLVAQLWPAALGIALMSFTESVATARTFCHRDDPPVNTNRELFAIGAANVAASLVGGMPAGGGASQTAVAEKAGTRSQLAQWVNAGMVLVSLLVLSRVIGLLPQAALGALIVVVAVSMIKPAQFRAIARVRRDELAWAFVTLAGVVLLGTLAGILIAVAISLLTLMYQANHPPVYAVAYNREKDIFRRAGEHAGDELVPGLLMLRTEGRLTFANAANAGEKMKALVAEYTPRVIVLECSAIPDIEYTALVMLAEAEENLRTRGVALWLAAVNPDLLKLIERSPLGAALGHDRMFFNLSKVLEAYRITEVRQRA
- the dprA gene encoding DNA-processing protein DprA — protein: MMQGVGPVTVRTLATHLGSVPAIFDADKPALMSAPGVSREVVGKILDQRTRLDPDQEERAAATIGAHLITPVDAEYPKRLLQIYDPPLALYVQGALQLRDEHGVAMVGSRRTSHYGLETAERLATQLAHSGVTVISGLARGIDTAAHKGALKGKGRTVAVLGGALDCMFPPENAELASQIARQGAVLSEYPMGRQPDKTTFPVRNRIVSGLSKGVTVVEADVASGAMITAHQALDQGRTVFAVPGRIDSFGARGPHKLIKNGAKLVESVEDILEELGCLIPTPVRPEGASVLATLTEAEAGLVTVIAEDGEADLDTLIRRSGRKPSEISALLLGLELKRVVKMLPGQRVALKNRA